From one Xyrauchen texanus isolate HMW12.3.18 chromosome 17, RBS_HiC_50CHRs, whole genome shotgun sequence genomic stretch:
- the LOC127657557 gene encoding POU domain, class 2, transcription factor 2-like produces MFVPLPVPFVLPRTADLHAWRLKSPLALRSHSDIRMSKPIEVENPAADSPMESKDSERNGSDSNNQVQPMKINPFSLSPTLSSSTKTKVENCGEMSPAPIQTTTAQTPLSHTQLMLTGGQLAGLTALLPAQQQLLLQQAQLLAAAVQQSHAAHAANQQQAQQQAAQLQSQSQSTQEQTANPLPHSPHQLSLTQPIQLTAQDIQQLLQLQQLFLVQGHNLPSPAQFLLPQTQQGQQGLLSTPNLIPLPQQNQGSLLAAPPRLGLQAQREKAAESSVHTVTPVPSHPEEPSDLEELEQFARTFKQRRIKLGFTQGDVGLAMGKLYGNDFSQTTISRFEALNLSFKNMCKLKPLLEKWLTDAETMSMDSILPSPSALSSPSLGFDGLPGRRRKKRTSIETNIRVALERSFITNQKPTSEEILLISEKLNMEKEVIRVWFCNRRQKEKRINPSSATPPLPSQPQPTSHKPPCYSPHMLSSQGLSQTVTSLSTAVTTMSSVGRLTPSVLSLSSAPSPVTPPPRNDNSPAQPSHSTLSLNTGSWHKNNGDVSNYITDFAASLSTSSQWWPAAHFQS; encoded by the exons ATATCAGAATGTCAAAGCCAATAGAGGTTGAGAATCCAGCGGCAGACTCTCCAATGGAGAGCAAAG ACTCAGAGAGAAATGGCTCAGATTCTAATAATCAG GTTCAGCCAATGAAAATCAACCCTTTCTCCCTGTCTCCCACACTGAGCAGTAGCACCAAG ACTAAGGTGGAGAATTGTGGTGAGATGTCTCCTGCTCCTATACAAACTACAACCGCTCAGACGCCTCTTTCCCACACACAGCTCATGCTAACGGGTGGCCAGCTGGCAGGG TTGACTGCACTCTTGCCTGCACAGCAACAACTGCTTTTACAGCAGGCGCAGCTTCTTGCTGCAGCTGTGCAGCAGTCGCATGCAGCCCACGCAGCCAATCAGCAGCAAGCACAGCAGCAGGCAGCTCAGTTACAGAGCCAATCGCAGAGCACACAAGAACAAACCGCCAACCCTCTCCCGCATTCTCCTCACCAGCTCTCTCTTACTCAGCCAATCCAGCTCACTGCCCAG gACATTCAGCAGTTGTTGCAGCTGCAGCAGTTATttcttgttcaaggacacaatctGCCTTCACCCGCACAGTTTCTTTTACCACAAACACAGCAAGGGCAGCAAG GGCTGCTATCGACACCAAATTTAATTCCACTACCTCAGCAAAACCAAGGAAGCCTGCTGGCCGCTCCACCCAGACTTGGTCTTCAAGCTCAG AGAGAGAAGGCTGCGGAGAGTAGCGTACACACAGTGACTCCGGTGCCCTCTCATCCTGAGGAGCCCAGTGACCTGGAGGAACTGGAGCAGTTTGCTCGCACCTTCAAACAGAGAAGAATCAAGTTGGGCTTTACACag GGTGATGTGGGATTGGCCATGGGGAAGCTCTATGGGAATGACTTCAGTCAGACCACCATTTCTCGATTTGAGGCGCTCAATCTCAGCTTCAAAAATATGTGCAAACTCAAACCTTTGTTGGAGAAGTGGCTCACTGATGCAG AGACAATGTCGATGGACAGCATATTGCCAAGTCCCAGTGCTCTCTCCTCTCCCTCACTGGGGTTCGATGGCTTGCCTGGTCGCCGCAGGAAGAAACGAACCAGCATTGAGACAAACATCCGTGTTGCTCTCGAACGCAGCTTTATCACG AACCAGAAGCCTACCTCAGAGGAGATCTTGCTCATCTCCGAGAAGCTCAATATGGAGAAGGAGGTGATCCGCGTCTGGTTCTGCAACCGCCGACAGAAAGAGAAACGTATTAACCCCTCCAGTGCCACCCCTCCCTTGCCCAGCCAACCCCAGCCCACCTCGCACAAACCCCCCTGCTACAGCCCGCACATG TTGTCCAGTCAGGGGCTGTCCCAGACAGTGACAAGTCTCAGTACAGCAG TGACCACCATGTCATCGGTTGGCCGTTTGACTCCAAGTGTACTCTCCTTAAGCTCTGCCCCTTCTCCTGTAACTCCACCGCCCCGTAATGACAACAGCCCTGCTCAACCAAGTCACAGCACACTAAGTTTGAACACAGG TTCATGGCATAAAAACAATGGTGATGTTTCAAACTACATCACTGATTTTGCTGCAAGTTTGAG CACTAGCAGCCAGTGGTGGCCAGCTGCCCATTTCCAGTCTTGA